The Corynebacterium tuberculostearicum genome window below encodes:
- a CDS encoding peptide chain release factor 3, producing MSSVVSEASRRRTFAVIAHPDAGKSTLTEALALHAHVINEAGAVHGKGNRKSTVSDWMDMEKDRGISVASSALQFEYAPEGHEGEPYMINLVDTPGHADFSEDTYRVLTAVDAAVMLIDAAKGLEPQTLKLFRVCKARGLPIVTVINKWDRVGREPLELVDEIVNEIQLQPTPLYWPVGIAGDFRGLAHINDDGEADEYIHFIRTAGGSTIAPEEHFDPDAAGEKEEDVWETAVEEAELLAADGALHDQELFEQCVTSPLIFASAMLNFGVHQILDTLCAIAPAPHSRESDPKAVEAATSAIDEVREVSDDFSGVVFKVQAGMDQKHRDNLAFMRVVSGEFERGMQVNHAQSGRSFSTKYALTVFGRTRDTVDTAYPGDIVGLVNAGSLAPGDTIYSGKKVQFKPMPQFAPEAFRILRAKSLGKYKAFRKGLEQLAAEGVVQILKNEARGDASPVMAAVGPMQFEVMQARMEFEYNVETVTEPIPYSVARRTDAESAPELGRQRGVEIFTRQDGELIALFGDKWKLAFIEKEHPELTMETLVAD from the coding sequence ATGAGTTCTGTCGTTTCTGAGGCCTCGCGCCGCCGCACGTTTGCCGTTATCGCCCACCCGGATGCTGGTAAGTCCACGCTGACGGAGGCGCTGGCGCTGCACGCGCACGTTATTAATGAGGCCGGCGCGGTCCACGGCAAGGGCAACCGCAAGTCCACCGTGTCTGACTGGATGGATATGGAAAAGGACCGCGGCATTTCCGTGGCGTCCTCGGCGCTGCAGTTCGAGTATGCACCGGAGGGCCACGAGGGCGAGCCCTACATGATCAACCTGGTTGATACCCCGGGCCACGCGGACTTCTCAGAGGATACCTACCGCGTGCTCACCGCGGTGGATGCGGCAGTCATGCTTATCGACGCCGCCAAGGGCCTCGAGCCCCAGACCCTCAAGCTCTTCCGCGTGTGCAAGGCCCGCGGCCTGCCTATCGTGACCGTGATCAATAAGTGGGACCGCGTGGGCCGCGAGCCCTTGGAGCTTGTCGATGAAATCGTCAACGAAATCCAACTGCAGCCCACTCCCCTGTACTGGCCAGTAGGCATTGCCGGTGACTTCCGCGGCCTAGCGCATATCAACGATGATGGCGAGGCCGATGAGTACATTCACTTCATCCGCACCGCCGGTGGTTCTACCATCGCACCGGAGGAACACTTCGATCCGGATGCCGCCGGTGAAAAGGAAGAAGACGTGTGGGAGACCGCAGTGGAGGAAGCCGAGCTGCTTGCCGCCGATGGTGCCCTACATGACCAGGAACTTTTTGAGCAGTGCGTGACCTCCCCGCTCATCTTCGCTTCTGCGATGCTGAACTTTGGTGTGCACCAGATTTTGGACACCCTGTGCGCCATTGCCCCGGCTCCGCACTCGCGCGAATCCGATCCGAAGGCAGTTGAGGCTGCCACCAGCGCCATTGATGAAGTCCGCGAGGTCAGCGATGACTTCTCGGGCGTCGTCTTCAAGGTCCAGGCGGGCATGGACCAAAAGCACCGCGATAATCTCGCCTTTATGCGCGTGGTTTCCGGTGAATTCGAGCGCGGCATGCAGGTCAACCACGCCCAATCCGGCCGCAGCTTTTCCACCAAGTACGCCCTGACCGTCTTTGGTCGCACGCGCGATACCGTGGACACCGCCTATCCGGGCGATATCGTGGGCTTGGTCAACGCCGGCTCGCTTGCCCCTGGTGACACCATCTATTCCGGCAAGAAGGTGCAATTTAAACCCATGCCGCAGTTCGCGCCGGAGGCCTTCCGCATTCTGCGCGCGAAGTCGCTGGGCAAGTACAAGGCCTTCCGTAAGGGCCTGGAGCAGCTGGCGGCCGAGGGCGTGGTCCAGATTCTCAAAAACGAGGCGCGTGGCGATGCCTCCCCGGTGATGGCGGCGGTTGGTCCCATGCAGTTCGAGGTCATGCAGGCCCGCATGGAGTTCGAATACAACGTGGAAACCGTCACCGAGCCTATCCCCTATTCCGTGGCTCGCCGCACCGATGCCGAATCCGCCCCAGAGCTCGGCCGTCAGCGCGGCGTGGAAATCTTTACCCGCCAAGATGGCGAGCTCATCGCGCTCTTTGGTGATAAGTGGAAGCTCGCCTTCATTGAGAAGGAACACCCAGAGCTCACCATGGAAACCCTCGTGGCGGATTAG
- the pth gene encoding aminoacyl-tRNA hydrolase, producing MADLGDFFARIFGAGKKTQPGLNPNDLEADWLIVGLGNPGAKYAATRHNVGYMAIDDLLAAGGDVLEPVRGLDLQVASLNWEGHKVLAVRSGTFMNLSGDPVAPLAQQLGIAPDHVIVLHDELDLPANKVRLKQGGNENGHNGLKSLTERLGTRDYLRVRIGIARPPKGSSIPDYVLGPVDTGADFDDAIATAAKAARLIVTEGLSKAQNQIHSR from the coding sequence GTGGCAGATTTAGGAGATTTTTTCGCGCGGATCTTTGGCGCAGGAAAAAAGACGCAACCGGGGCTCAATCCGAATGATCTGGAGGCAGACTGGCTTATCGTGGGCTTGGGCAACCCCGGCGCGAAGTATGCCGCTACCCGCCACAATGTGGGCTATATGGCCATCGACGATCTACTGGCTGCAGGCGGAGATGTCCTCGAACCGGTGCGCGGGCTAGATCTGCAGGTAGCTTCACTTAATTGGGAGGGCCACAAAGTACTTGCCGTGCGTTCGGGCACCTTTATGAACCTGTCGGGGGATCCTGTGGCACCGCTAGCGCAGCAATTAGGAATCGCTCCAGACCATGTGATTGTCCTCCACGATGAGCTCGATCTGCCGGCCAATAAGGTCCGGCTCAAGCAGGGTGGCAATGAAAACGGGCACAACGGGCTAAAGTCCCTCACCGAGCGCTTAGGCACGCGCGACTACTTGCGTGTACGAATTGGCATTGCACGGCCGCCCAAGGGCTCGTCGATTCCAGACTATGTATTAGGCCCGGTGGATACCGGCGCGGACTTTGACGACGCCATTGCCACTGCAGCTAAGGCGGCTCGGCTCATCGTGACCGAAGGGCTAAGCAAAGCCCAAAACCAGATCCACTCGCGTTAA
- a CDS encoding nitronate monooxygenase, translated as MSQVISSLSRNVIPAPMAGGPTTPELVHAAFAAGSFGTLGLGSASIDSARTQIEQCAGIPFGVNLFCPQDPLTEPYLAAARELAQAENQPLPEPDYSFGYAEKLELALRGGARVVWSMFGTFNSDHVEQIHAAGAEAWTTVTTPTEAIAAARGGVDALCVQGPAAGGHRGTWDITATPDSRQLEELVSDVHAAVPELPLIAAGGQRTAADVANAMSWSGVAACSCGSAFLLAAEAGTSDYNRQLLRRGGKTVSTRAFSGRFARGLETEYTRRHPDLPPVYPLLNPVLKKRRAQHDDAVAYCLVGEEVAKINGGTVADILNRLCQNPH; from the coding sequence ATGAGTCAGGTTATTAGCTCCCTTTCCCGTAACGTAATTCCCGCGCCAATGGCCGGTGGTCCCACCACCCCGGAACTGGTGCACGCAGCTTTTGCGGCCGGCTCTTTCGGCACCCTAGGTTTGGGCTCTGCCAGCATCGACTCTGCTCGCACACAGATAGAACAGTGCGCCGGAATTCCGTTCGGGGTGAACCTCTTTTGCCCTCAAGATCCACTTACCGAGCCGTACTTGGCAGCTGCACGCGAGTTGGCTCAAGCAGAAAACCAGCCGCTACCCGAGCCCGACTACTCCTTTGGCTATGCAGAAAAGCTGGAGCTAGCCCTGCGCGGCGGCGCTCGGGTGGTGTGGTCCATGTTTGGAACCTTTAACTCTGATCACGTAGAGCAAATTCATGCCGCAGGAGCAGAGGCGTGGACCACCGTTACCACCCCTACGGAGGCAATTGCGGCCGCACGTGGCGGCGTCGACGCGCTGTGCGTCCAAGGTCCGGCGGCTGGTGGACACCGTGGAACCTGGGACATAACCGCGACTCCTGATTCCAGGCAGTTGGAAGAGCTAGTATCCGACGTGCATGCCGCTGTGCCTGAACTTCCCCTTATCGCAGCCGGTGGCCAGCGCACCGCGGCTGATGTAGCCAACGCTATGTCCTGGAGCGGAGTTGCCGCCTGCTCTTGCGGGTCCGCCTTTTTGCTCGCCGCAGAGGCCGGCACGAGCGACTATAACCGGCAGCTTCTTCGCCGTGGTGGAAAGACCGTGTCCACACGTGCTTTCTCAGGCCGCTTCGCCCGCGGCTTGGAGACCGAGTACACCCGGAGACACCCTGACTTGCCCCCGGTCTACCCACTTTTGAATCCGGTGCTAAAGAAACGCCGTGCGCAGCACGATGATGCCGTGGCCTACTGCCTCGTAGGTGAAGAGGTAGCCAAAATTAACGGGGGTACTGTGGCCGACATCCTTAACCGACTATGCCAAAACCCACACTAG
- a CDS encoding glyceraldehyde-3-phosphate dehydrogenase yields MTANAHVGHDDWNERLELAQQMIPLIHQLHRNNNVVTTIFGRPLVGQTDIDIIKSHRYGRRIAQRHLSTAETLPILVELADMNLGAASVDLGRLVLGWEESNEENLRMYLEGELCEIVGAGVDLETTDVVLYGFGRIGRLLARLLVAREAAYGGVRLRGIVLRKKGDGDILKRASLLRRDSVHGAFNGTISVDEENEVIWANGTKIQMIYANDPSEIDYTSYGINNAILVDNTGAWRDREGLSQHLKAKGISRVLLTAPGKGDIKNIVYGINNEKITDEDQILSAASCTTNGITPVLKVINDRYGVTHGHVETAHSFTNDQNLIDNYHKGDRRGRAAGLNMVLTATGAAKAVSKALPEFEGKLTGNAIRVPTPDVSMAVLNLELEKEVEREEVNDFLRNVSLHSDLRQQISYIASPEVVSSDFIGNTHAGIVDGVATIASGKHLVLYVWYDNEFGYSNQVVRIVEELAGTRPVVLPKRVSPAEL; encoded by the coding sequence GTGACCGCGAACGCACATGTTGGCCATGATGATTGGAACGAGCGCCTTGAGCTGGCGCAGCAGATGATTCCACTCATCCACCAGCTGCACCGCAACAATAACGTTGTCACCACCATCTTCGGCCGCCCGCTGGTGGGGCAGACCGATATCGACATCATCAAGTCTCACCGTTACGGTCGCCGCATTGCGCAGCGCCACCTGTCCACGGCGGAGACCTTGCCAATCCTGGTGGAATTGGCAGACATGAACCTAGGCGCCGCTAGCGTGGATCTGGGCCGCTTGGTTCTGGGCTGGGAGGAGTCCAACGAGGAAAACCTCCGCATGTACCTGGAAGGCGAGCTGTGCGAGATCGTCGGTGCTGGCGTGGATCTGGAAACCACCGACGTCGTTCTCTACGGATTCGGCCGTATCGGCCGCCTGCTGGCCCGCCTGCTCGTCGCCCGCGAGGCAGCTTATGGTGGAGTCCGCCTGCGTGGCATCGTCCTGCGCAAGAAGGGCGATGGGGACATCCTCAAGCGTGCCTCCTTGCTGCGTCGCGATTCCGTCCATGGCGCTTTCAACGGCACCATCTCCGTGGATGAGGAAAATGAGGTCATCTGGGCCAATGGCACCAAGATCCAGATGATCTACGCTAACGATCCTTCCGAGATTGACTACACCTCTTATGGCATCAACAACGCCATCTTGGTGGATAACACCGGCGCGTGGCGCGATCGCGAGGGCCTGTCTCAGCACCTCAAGGCCAAGGGCATCTCTCGCGTGCTTTTGACCGCACCGGGCAAGGGCGATATTAAGAACATCGTCTACGGCATCAATAACGAAAAGATCACCGATGAGGATCAGATCCTCTCCGCCGCATCCTGCACCACCAACGGCATCACCCCAGTGCTCAAGGTCATCAACGACCGCTACGGCGTAACCCACGGTCACGTGGAAACGGCACACTCGTTTACCAATGACCAGAACCTCATCGATAACTACCACAAGGGCGACCGCCGCGGCCGTGCCGCAGGCCTGAACATGGTGCTTACCGCTACCGGTGCTGCTAAGGCTGTGTCTAAGGCCCTGCCGGAATTTGAGGGTAAGCTCACCGGCAACGCCATCCGCGTTCCTACCCCGGACGTGTCCATGGCCGTGCTTAACCTTGAGCTGGAAAAGGAAGTAGAGCGCGAAGAGGTCAACGACTTCCTGCGCAATGTCTCTCTGCACTCTGACCTGCGTCAGCAGATTTCCTACATTGCCTCCCCAGAGGTTGTTTCCTCTGACTTCATCGGCAATACCCACGCTGGCATTGTCGATGGTGTTGCCACCATTGCTTCCGGCAAGCACCTCGTGCTTTATGTGTGGTACGACAACGAGTTCGGTTACTCCAACCAGGTAGTACGCATCGTAGAAGAGCTGGCGGGTACCCGCCCGGTTGTTCTGCCGAAGCGCGTATCTCCTGCTGAGCTTTAA
- a CDS encoding TrkA C-terminal domain-containing protein, with protein MLAIFDGNIWLSIFFIVLLGTLFGMIPFGPLRFGAAGTLFMGLVFGSFIDLDKDILSSLQELGLGLFIYMQGLSAGERFFKGFSKQMKHMLTAAIAIVVAAGAALLFGGMLGLDTLASVGVFAGATTSTPSLAVAQQQTGEELPAVGYSLGYPVGVAVAILVVAFLLKQNWPAKHDKDNSASKIFRSRTIRVTKDVNYDDLEEQFKDHFVIATIRRGNKVRVAGDRPELHKGDILRVMVTKAKARELTQMLGKRQPQTPFVDKRLVIENVAISNQDIAGRTVEELNLFSRYGGRIVRVQRGDEEFLANNETHLASGDMLELIVKFDRLGDIKDYFGDSIKSYSELNWVALGGGLFLGYLLGQVVVPMPGGASFELGFALGPLITGLILGALHRTRRIPWQVPASINTAFQQWGLVIFLASVGLSSGEAFLSTAFSWMGLKCMILAAIVTVVVSILFAVANRFMGQSETRTSGGLSGIFAQPAVVNYATGLSSDSRIMTGYAATIVVAQVVKIAVVPVMLMV; from the coding sequence GTGTTAGCAATTTTTGATGGAAATATATGGCTGAGCATCTTTTTCATAGTGCTGCTCGGCACGCTATTTGGCATGATCCCCTTCGGTCCGCTGCGCTTTGGCGCGGCGGGCACGCTGTTTATGGGCTTGGTCTTCGGCTCGTTTATTGATCTAGATAAAGACATCTTAAGCTCCCTGCAAGAGCTGGGATTGGGACTCTTTATTTATATGCAGGGCCTGTCCGCCGGTGAGCGCTTCTTCAAGGGCTTTTCCAAGCAGATGAAGCACATGCTCACGGCGGCCATTGCGATTGTGGTGGCCGCGGGCGCAGCCCTCCTCTTTGGCGGCATGCTGGGGCTGGATACCCTGGCTTCCGTTGGTGTATTCGCCGGCGCCACGACCTCGACGCCGTCGCTGGCAGTTGCCCAGCAACAAACCGGTGAAGAGCTACCCGCCGTGGGCTACTCGCTGGGCTATCCCGTGGGCGTAGCGGTGGCCATTTTGGTTGTGGCATTCCTGCTCAAGCAGAATTGGCCCGCCAAGCACGATAAGGACAATTCTGCCTCCAAGATCTTCCGCTCCCGCACCATTCGCGTTACCAAAGACGTGAACTACGATGATTTGGAAGAACAGTTCAAGGATCACTTTGTTATCGCTACCATTCGCCGCGGTAATAAGGTCCGTGTTGCCGGCGATCGCCCCGAATTACACAAGGGCGATATCCTGCGCGTTATGGTCACCAAGGCTAAGGCCCGTGAACTGACCCAAATGCTGGGCAAGCGTCAGCCGCAAACTCCGTTCGTGGATAAACGCCTGGTCATCGAAAACGTGGCTATTTCTAACCAAGATATCGCCGGCCGCACCGTTGAGGAGCTCAACCTGTTCTCCCGCTATGGCGGTCGCATCGTGCGCGTGCAGCGCGGCGATGAGGAATTCTTGGCCAATAATGAAACCCACTTGGCTTCTGGCGATATGCTGGAGCTCATCGTGAAGTTTGACCGCTTGGGCGACATCAAGGATTACTTCGGTGACTCAATTAAGTCCTACTCCGAGCTGAACTGGGTGGCCCTAGGCGGTGGCCTCTTTTTGGGCTACCTGCTGGGCCAGGTCGTGGTACCGATGCCAGGTGGTGCTTCTTTCGAGCTGGGCTTCGCGCTCGGCCCGCTGATTACCGGCCTTATCCTCGGTGCGCTGCACCGGACCCGCCGCATCCCATGGCAGGTGCCGGCCTCCATTAATACTGCCTTCCAGCAGTGGGGCCTCGTCATCTTCTTGGCGTCTGTGGGCCTCTCGTCTGGCGAGGCATTCCTGTCCACCGCCTTCTCCTGGATGGGTCTGAAGTGCATGATCCTCGCCGCCATTGTCACAGTGGTGGTTTCGATCCTATTCGCTGTAGCGAATCGCTTCATGGGTCAGTCCGAAACCCGTACCTCCGGCGGACTCTCTGGCATCTTCGCTCAGCCCGCCGTGGTCAATTACGCCACGGGGTTGAGCTCCGACTCGCGCATCATGACCGGTTATGCGGCCACCATTGTGGTGGCGCAGGTGGTCAAAATTGCCGTTGTCCCTGTGATGTTGATGGTTTAA
- a CDS encoding TrkH family potassium uptake protein, translated as MKHLLSIRQWGPARLTAAGFLLLILLGTVLLMLPFAEAGTARASFLSALFTATSAVSLTGLIVVDTGSFWSPAGQVVILALIQLGGLGIMSLASLSGLLFTGRISFKARKTGAYEGRPIAPGGIRKTLIFTFAFTAVAEIIIAGIVAARLMIGYGHSFPRAVWEGIFHAISAFNNAGFSTNSDNLVPFVADAWILLPLAAALIGGGLGFPVWAELVRLVRRNRFVVHRISITARMTLTATAVLLLAGAVFFACMEWTGLLSSMSLGEKLLNSFFASASPRTAGFNAIDYGQAHPITLMGTDILMFIGGGSAGTAGGIKVTTACVLLAAMAAEFTGRETTTIGHRSLPRSVTRQALALSFAGVMVVTLGVAALRFFDPEFSGDQVSFEVLSAFATVGLSTGITASLSAPSQIVLCLIMYLGRVGPTTLVAALAAKTVSRRFSYPEERPFLG; from the coding sequence GTGAAACATCTGCTTTCCATACGGCAGTGGGGACCGGCGCGCTTAACCGCCGCCGGCTTTCTTTTGCTCATTTTGCTGGGAACGGTTTTGCTCATGCTGCCGTTTGCCGAGGCCGGCACCGCCCGCGCTTCTTTTTTGTCTGCGCTTTTTACCGCTACGTCTGCGGTATCGCTCACCGGACTTATCGTGGTGGATACCGGTAGTTTTTGGAGCCCGGCCGGCCAAGTGGTCATCTTGGCACTCATCCAACTAGGTGGCTTGGGCATCATGTCCCTGGCCTCGCTATCCGGCCTGCTTTTTACCGGCCGGATTAGCTTCAAAGCACGCAAGACGGGTGCCTATGAGGGGCGCCCCATTGCTCCTGGCGGAATTCGCAAGACGCTGATTTTTACCTTTGCCTTTACCGCGGTAGCAGAGATCATCATCGCTGGCATCGTGGCTGCGCGGTTGATGATTGGCTATGGTCATTCCTTTCCGCGCGCGGTATGGGAAGGCATCTTTCACGCCATTTCTGCGTTCAATAACGCGGGTTTTAGCACCAATAGTGATAATCTGGTGCCCTTTGTTGCAGATGCCTGGATTCTGCTGCCCCTGGCCGCCGCCCTGATAGGTGGTGGCTTGGGATTTCCGGTATGGGCAGAGCTGGTACGCCTCGTGCGCCGCAACCGTTTCGTGGTCCACCGCATCTCCATTACCGCGCGCATGACATTGACCGCTACGGCTGTACTTTTGCTCGCCGGTGCGGTCTTTTTTGCCTGCATGGAATGGACCGGGCTGTTGTCGTCCATGTCGCTGGGAGAAAAACTACTCAACTCTTTCTTTGCCAGTGCATCTCCGCGCACGGCCGGCTTTAATGCCATCGATTACGGGCAAGCTCACCCCATTACCCTGATGGGCACCGATATTTTGATGTTCATCGGTGGTGGCTCGGCCGGTACCGCCGGCGGCATCAAGGTCACCACCGCGTGCGTGCTCCTGGCAGCCATGGCAGCAGAGTTCACCGGGCGCGAAACCACCACCATCGGGCACCGCAGCCTTCCGCGCTCGGTGACCCGCCAGGCCCTGGCCTTGAGCTTTGCCGGAGTCATGGTGGTCACACTCGGCGTGGCGGCCCTGCGCTTTTTCGATCCAGAATTCAGCGGTGACCAAGTTTCTTTCGAAGTGCTCTCCGCATTCGCTACGGTGGGCTTGTCCACCGGAATTACCGCGAGCCTATCTGCACCCTCGCAGATAGTGCTGTGCCTCATTATGTACCTGGGCCGTGTTGGCCCAACCACCTTGGTAGCGGCGCTGGCTGCAAAAACCGTAAGTCGACGTTTTAGCTATCCCGAAGAAAGGCCGTTCCTTGGCTAA
- a CDS encoding pentapeptide repeat-containing protein — protein MSNYDLTDINLEGSICKGCSFRGSMVAWANLKSADFTDADFTNAILSESDLRGATLTRANFTNAYLVPVTASPRQFSECTGWDASNAILYSP, from the coding sequence ATGTCCAACTATGACCTGACGGATATCAATCTCGAAGGAAGCATATGCAAAGGATGCTCGTTTCGCGGCTCCATGGTGGCATGGGCTAACTTGAAATCGGCGGATTTCACCGACGCAGATTTTACGAACGCAATTCTTAGCGAGTCAGACCTTCGTGGAGCGACATTAACGCGCGCGAATTTTACGAACGCATATCTGGTACCTGTTACCGCCAGTCCAAGGCAATTCTCTGAATGTACAGGTTGGGATGCAAGTAATGCGATACTTTATAGCCCCTGA
- a CDS encoding potassium channel family protein — MANILKALGRTRAGIDIPPVVVIGLGRFGSSLAHELMANGVEVLGIDSSEKRVREEAPYLTETIAADTTDPEALRQLGVEEVERVIVAIGSHLEDSILTASNLVELGVKDIWAKADSEAHARILSQIGTHHVIRPERDTGRRVAYLLGGRFRDFAEIATDYGVTQMAVPSSLVGRPLDLSAIWRTHRVQLVSVRCAEGQWAPLADATELAPTDFIVAAGSPQALEKFSQC; from the coding sequence TTGGCTAATATTCTCAAGGCGCTGGGCCGCACCCGCGCCGGCATCGATATTCCACCCGTCGTCGTCATCGGACTGGGGCGCTTTGGCTCCTCGCTAGCCCATGAGTTGATGGCCAATGGCGTTGAGGTCCTTGGCATCGATTCCAGCGAAAAGCGCGTGCGCGAAGAGGCACCATACCTTACCGAGACCATTGCGGCAGATACCACTGACCCGGAAGCCCTGCGCCAGCTGGGCGTGGAAGAGGTCGAGCGCGTCATCGTCGCTATCGGCTCCCACCTAGAAGACTCCATTCTTACCGCATCTAACCTGGTGGAGCTGGGGGTGAAAGATATCTGGGCCAAGGCAGATTCGGAGGCGCATGCGCGCATTTTGAGCCAGATTGGCACTCACCATGTCATCCGTCCAGAGCGAGATACGGGCCGCCGCGTGGCCTACCTTTTGGGCGGGCGTTTCCGGGATTTTGCGGAGATTGCCACCGACTATGGCGTGACCCAAATGGCCGTTCCTAGCTCATTGGTGGGCCGACCGCTCGACCTTTCCGCCATCTGGCGCACCCACCGCGTGCAATTGGTTTCGGTGCGTTGTGCGGAAGGGCAGTGGGCCCCGCTTGCCGACGCCACCGAACTTGCCCCCACCGATTTCATCGTCGCCGCCGGCAGCCCGCAGGCCCTAGAGAAATTCTCCCAGTGCTAG
- a CDS encoding SDR family NAD(P)-dependent oxidoreductase yields the protein MTSPHSTAKTIVITGASGGLGAAAARQLHRTRPQDNLVIIGRNPEKTRAVAQEVGGQYFLADFESLGQVRRLAGELSELEHIHALGNNAGGIFDGPSTTADGFERTWQVNVVAPFLLTSLLREKLRADSANVVQTASLANFLMSYFDPNDPDTVERFSPERAYGNAKLGDILLTRYIDAHGLSAVSFHPGVLATDFSKSSTGLMSKMYSGLIGKTFGKPADGGDNLAYFLTGTEGIHFESGEYYNDKRKPGLQRPIAKKLSVARRVFDDLGRRLNVEW from the coding sequence ATGACTTCGCCACATAGCACTGCCAAGACGATTGTGATTACGGGCGCATCGGGCGGGCTGGGCGCCGCGGCCGCACGCCAGTTGCACCGCACCCGCCCGCAAGACAACCTGGTTATCATTGGCCGCAATCCGGAGAAGACGCGCGCGGTGGCACAGGAAGTGGGCGGCCAGTACTTCCTTGCCGATTTCGAGTCTTTGGGGCAGGTGCGCCGCTTGGCCGGAGAGTTGAGCGAGCTGGAGCATATCCATGCGCTAGGCAATAATGCCGGCGGCATTTTCGATGGTCCCTCCACCACTGCTGATGGATTTGAGCGCACCTGGCAGGTCAACGTGGTTGCACCTTTCCTGTTGACCTCGTTGCTGCGCGAGAAGCTGCGCGCAGATTCTGCCAACGTGGTCCAGACCGCTTCGCTGGCCAATTTTCTCATGTCCTACTTTGATCCAAACGATCCCGATACTGTGGAGCGCTTTAGCCCCGAGCGTGCTTATGGCAACGCCAAGTTGGGCGATATCCTGCTCACCCGTTATATAGATGCCCACGGGCTTTCCGCGGTCTCCTTCCACCCTGGCGTGCTTGCCACGGACTTTTCCAAGTCTTCTACTGGCCTAATGTCCAAGATGTATTCCGGGCTGATCGGCAAGACCTTTGGCAAGCCTGCCGACGGCGGCGATAACCTCGCTTACTTTTTAACCGGCACCGAGGGAATCCACTTTGAGTCCGGCGAATACTACAACGACAAGCGCAAACCTGGTCTCCAGCGCCCCATTGCGAAGAAGCTGTCGGTGGCTCGCCGCGTCTTTGATGATTTGGGGCGCCGCCTCAATGTGGAGTGGTAG
- a CDS encoding patatin-like phospholipase family protein, translating into MIDASNTALVIEGGGMRNSYTAACMVKLIEEGVDFGWVGGVSAGASHTVNYLSRDARRAEESFTDFAQSPSFGGVGSLVRGSGYFNAEYIYERAADKDLPFDWQAYREHPADMVLAAARADTGESVYWTREDIHTPEDLFVRVRASSTLPLIMPMRFIDGAPYVDGALGSSGGITIAQAEEAGYEKFLFIGTKPRGYVRPEVARPAFVRRIFRRYPAIADALIARPALYNAAKDRLLELERQGKAQLFFPDDMQVTSTERNVHKLRANYQAGKAQTYTEWPRWKEFLLD; encoded by the coding sequence ATGATTGACGCCAGCAACACCGCACTCGTTATTGAAGGCGGCGGCATGCGCAATTCCTATACGGCCGCCTGCATGGTCAAGCTCATCGAAGAGGGCGTGGACTTTGGCTGGGTAGGCGGCGTCTCCGCCGGGGCATCGCATACCGTTAATTACTTGTCGCGCGATGCCCGCCGCGCCGAAGAGTCTTTTACGGACTTTGCTCAAAGCCCCAGCTTCGGCGGAGTGGGTTCGCTGGTGCGTGGTAGCGGGTATTTCAATGCCGAGTACATTTATGAGCGCGCCGCGGACAAGGATTTGCCCTTTGATTGGCAGGCTTACCGTGAGCATCCGGCCGATATGGTGCTTGCTGCAGCGCGCGCCGATACCGGCGAGTCTGTTTATTGGACGCGCGAGGACATCCACACCCCGGAAGATCTCTTCGTGCGCGTGCGCGCTTCCTCCACGCTGCCGCTGATTATGCCGATGCGATTTATCGACGGCGCGCCGTACGTGGACGGTGCTTTGGGCTCTTCCGGTGGCATTACCATTGCGCAAGCAGAAGAGGCCGGATACGAGAAGTTCCTGTTTATCGGCACTAAGCCGCGCGGGTATGTGCGCCCTGAGGTGGCGCGCCCAGCCTTCGTCCGCCGCATCTTCCGCAGATACCCCGCTATTGCCGACGCCCTCATAGCCCGCCCCGCCCTCTATAACGCGGCCAAAGACCGGCTTTTGGAATTGGAGCGCCAAGGTAAGGCGCAATTATTTTTCCCGGACGATATGCAGGTGACCTCTACCGAACGCAACGTGCACAAGCTGCGGGCGAACTATCAGGCGGGGAAAGCCCAGACCTACACGGAGTGGCCACGGTGGAAGGAATTCCTCCTCGATTAG